A region of Candidatus Dependentiae bacterium DNA encodes the following proteins:
- a CDS encoding type II secretion system protein GspG translates to MKVQTNHLKPGYSLIELGIALGLISMLMLGGFAIIRQITSSNNKSTTENRLRALDTELERYKISVGDYPKDLEELFQAPQGANARKWSGTNLEEKDLEDAWGQRFDYAPNGKGAQPPYDLTSKGAPGSTAPIYSARSQEA, encoded by the coding sequence ATGAAAGTACAAACGAACCATCTCAAACCAGGTTATAGTTTAATAGAACTTGGTATAGCGCTTGGTCTTATTTCTATGCTTATGCTTGGTGGCTTTGCTATCATTCGTCAAATAACGAGCAGCAATAATAAAAGTACCACAGAAAATCGTTTAAGAGCTCTTGATACAGAACTTGAACGTTACAAAATAAGTGTTGGCGATTATCCAAAAGATCTTGAAGAGCTCTTTCAAGCACCTCAAGGAGCTAATGCTAGAAAATGGAGTGGTACCAATTTAGAAGAAAAAGATCTAGAAGATGCTTGGGGCCAAAGATTTGACTACGCTCCTAATGGTAAAGGTGCACAGCCACCGTATGATTTAACTTCTAAAGGTGCTCCCGGATCAACTGCACCAATCTACTCAGCTCGTTCTCAAGAGGCATAA